The following are encoded together in the Flavobacterium sp. TR2 genome:
- a CDS encoding phytanoyl-CoA dioxygenase family protein: protein MSLKRPFAFRLQGLLYLTDCGPNDGAFHCVPGFHNQIDQWLDALQPLENPREKALQTLQPKPIEGQAGDFIIWNQTLPHCAAPNKGEKPRMVQYLTYLPDDYNAAGE from the coding sequence ATGAGTTTAAAAAGGCCCTTTGCCTTTAGACTTCAGGGGTTGCTTTATTTAACCGATTGCGGACCAAATGATGGCGCTTTTCATTGTGTTCCTGGTTTTCATAACCAAATCGATCAGTGGCTTGATGCGCTTCAGCCTCTTGAAAATCCGAGAGAAAAAGCATTGCAGACATTACAGCCCAAACCAATTGAGGGGCAGGCAGGAGATTTTATCATTTGGAATCAAACGCTTCCGCATTGTGCTGCTCCAAACAAAGGAGAAAAACCGCGAATGGTTCAATATCTCACGTATCTTCCAGATGATTACAATGCAGCTGGAGAGTGA
- a CDS encoding AMP-dependent synthetase/ligase — MVSITRLFDFPYYQQETYNLPVALATKKNGVWEKTSSEEYIAKANAISRALLRMGVQKDDKIALISSNNRTEWNVMDIGILQTGAQNVPIYPTIAEEDYEYILNHSGSIYCFVSDEEVLQKVNAIKANVPSLKEVYSFNEISGCKHWSDLLVLGEDNSNQSEVEARKDSIKTDDLATIIYTSGTTGRPKGVMLSHKNIVSNVLDSSPRIPFDPGKSTALSFLPICHIFERMILYIYQYYGVSVYFGESIDKISDNLKEVRPTVITAVPRLLEKVYDKIYAKGAELTGIKKKLFFWAIDLGLKYEPYGANGAWYEFQLKIARKLIFSKWKEGLGGNLDLMVSGSAALQPRLTRVFAAAEIPVMEGYGLTETSPVIAVNDQRNKGFKIGTVGKPIRNVEVKIAEDGEILLKGPNVMLGYYKDPEKTAEAVIDGYFHTGDIGEIDSEGFLKITDRKKEMFKTSGGKYIAPQMIENAMKQSRFIEQIMVIGEGEKMPGAFIQPNFEFVKEWAKIHKITLGASDAEISANPDVIKRIDEEVEGINKKFGHWEQVKRFELTPDVWSIDGGQLTPTLKLKRKIIKEIYKDLYVKIYGNN; from the coding sequence ATGGTTTCAATCACACGCCTTTTTGATTTTCCCTATTATCAACAAGAAACTTACAACCTTCCAGTTGCTCTTGCAACCAAAAAAAATGGAGTCTGGGAAAAAACATCTAGCGAGGAATATATTGCAAAAGCAAATGCTATTTCGAGAGCATTATTGCGTATGGGCGTTCAGAAAGATGATAAAATTGCTTTAATTAGTTCAAATAACCGTACCGAGTGGAATGTAATGGATATTGGTATTTTGCAGACCGGTGCGCAGAATGTTCCTATTTATCCAACAATTGCTGAGGAAGATTACGAATATATTTTAAATCACAGCGGCAGTATTTATTGCTTTGTTTCTGATGAAGAAGTTTTACAGAAAGTAAATGCAATTAAAGCCAATGTGCCTTCGCTAAAAGAAGTTTATTCTTTTAATGAAATTTCAGGATGCAAACACTGGTCAGATTTATTGGTTTTAGGCGAGGACAACAGCAATCAAAGTGAAGTTGAAGCTCGAAAAGACAGCATCAAAACAGACGATTTAGCTACCATTATTTATACTTCTGGAACAACAGGAAGACCAAAAGGCGTTATGCTTTCGCACAAAAATATTGTGTCAAATGTTTTAGACAGCTCTCCAAGAATTCCGTTTGATCCAGGAAAAAGCACTGCTTTAAGTTTCTTGCCAATCTGCCACATTTTTGAAAGAATGATTTTGTACATCTATCAATATTATGGCGTATCGGTTTATTTTGGAGAATCTATAGACAAAATCAGCGATAACTTAAAAGAAGTCCGTCCAACTGTAATTACGGCTGTACCAAGACTTTTAGAAAAAGTTTACGATAAAATTTATGCTAAAGGAGCTGAATTGACAGGCATCAAGAAAAAACTGTTTTTCTGGGCCATCGATTTAGGTTTAAAATATGAACCATACGGAGCAAATGGCGCTTGGTATGAGTTTCAGCTAAAAATCGCACGTAAACTTATTTTCAGTAAATGGAAAGAAGGTTTGGGCGGAAATTTAGATTTAATGGTTTCTGGAAGCGCGGCTTTACAGCCACGTCTTACGAGAGTTTTTGCTGCTGCAGAAATTCCAGTTATGGAAGGTTACGGTCTAACGGAAACTTCTCCGGTAATTGCTGTAAACGATCAGAGAAACAAAGGATTCAAAATTGGAACCGTTGGAAAACCAATTCGCAATGTAGAAGTTAAAATTGCCGAAGACGGAGAAATTTTATTAAAAGGTCCAAACGTAATGTTAGGCTATTATAAAGATCCTGAAAAAACTGCAGAAGCCGTAATAGATGGCTATTTCCATACGGGAGACATTGGAGAAATTGACAGTGAAGGTTTCTTAAAGATTACAGACCGTAAAAAAGAAATGTTCAAAACTTCTGGAGGTAAATATATCGCTCCGCAAATGATCGAAAATGCCATGAAACAATCTCGTTTTATCGAGCAGATTATGGTTATTGGCGAAGGCGAAAAAATGCCTGGCGCTTTTATTCAGCCAAATTTTGAATTTGTAAAAGAATGGGCAAAAATCCACAAAATTACCTTAGGAGCTTCTGATGCCGAAATTAGTGCAAATCCAGATGTAATTAAACGCATCGATGAAGAAGTGGAAGGCATCAATAAAAAATTTGGACACTGGGAACAAGTGAAAAGATTTGAACTTACTCCAGACGTTTGGTCAATTGATGGCGGACAGCTTACTCCTACTTTAAAATTAAAACGTAAAATTATTAAAGAGATTTACAAAGATCTATACGTTAAAATCTACGGAAACAATTAA